The Bernardetia litoralis DSM 6794 genome includes a window with the following:
- a CDS encoding AAA family ATPase, with the protein MEKEMIEKKQEEFKFIKQVRINGFWKSENSSISWILNPDVNILAGDNGTGKSTVLQLIIGTIRQEFKRPFLCDLYNIIGISFNDFLPEKVTASKWNVFSSLSNEQTLEFISKDERFNDKFKIFIQEKAKKGVFISKNNIHLPDIHNNKKLPRIRIDEIKTVDSLLLDRETIQKLSNEEVLTDLDWKVSKLEIEYKDYQIDIGKRTINALKKGEKTDKVTKISETQTLFYDLIDQLFAHTKKTIDRESNDILFRDKENKEITPYRLSSGEKHMLIMLLTALVQDNKHAIMIMDEPEISLHTDWQKNLISNIRKLNPNVQLIIATHSPAIVMNGWQDKIFQIDDLIVKSEANKIEEINQESN; encoded by the coding sequence ATGGAAAAGGAAATGATAGAAAAAAAACAGGAGGAGTTTAAATTTATAAAGCAGGTTCGAATAAATGGATTTTGGAAGAGTGAAAATAGTAGTATTTCTTGGATATTGAACCCTGATGTAAATATTCTAGCAGGAGATAATGGTACAGGTAAAAGTACAGTTTTACAATTAATCATTGGAACTATTAGACAGGAGTTTAAAAGACCTTTTTTGTGTGACTTATATAATATTATTGGTATTTCATTCAATGATTTTTTGCCCGAAAAGGTTACTGCAAGTAAATGGAACGTATTTAGTTCATTAAGTAATGAACAAACATTGGAGTTTATATCTAAAGACGAAAGGTTTAATGACAAGTTCAAGATATTTATTCAAGAAAAAGCAAAGAAAGGAGTGTTCATTTCTAAAAATAATATTCACCTACCAGATATACACAACAATAAGAAACTTCCTAGAATAAGAATAGATGAAATAAAAACAGTAGACTCTTTACTTCTTGATAGAGAAACTATTCAAAAACTCTCAAATGAAGAAGTTTTGACAGATTTGGATTGGAAGGTTAGCAAATTAGAAATAGAATACAAAGACTATCAAATCGATATAGGCAAAAGAACAATCAACGCACTAAAAAAAGGAGAAAAAACAGATAAAGTAACTAAAATATCAGAAACTCAAACTCTTTTCTATGACTTAATCGACCAACTTTTTGCTCACACAAAAAAGACAATAGACAGAGAAAGCAATGATATTTTATTTAGAGATAAAGAAAACAAAGAAATAACACCTTATCGTCTTTCTTCTGGAGAAAAACACATGTTGATTATGCTTTTGACGGCACTTGTTCAAGATAATAAACACGCTATTATGATTATGGATGAGCCTGAAATTTCATTGCATACAGATTGGCAAAAAAACTTGATTTCTAATATTAGAAAATTAAATCCGAATGTACAGCTTATTATTGCTACTCATTCTCCTGCTATTGTGATGAATGGTTGGCAAGACAAAATTTTTCAAATTGATGATTTGATTGTAAAATCAGAGGCAAATAAAATAGAAGAAATCAATCAAGAATCTAATTAA
- the asnS gene encoding asparagine--tRNA ligase: MKRQDIKDLLESKEFDQPVHTKGWIRGERGNAYVRFLGLNDGSSIQNIQVVADAEKFDENLRKRFNVGAAVSVTGTLVESKGKGQSVEIVADQIEILGDADAEQYPIQPKAHSMEFLRENAHLRSRTTTFGAIFRLRHALSFAIHNYFNERRFYYWHSPILTASDAEGAGESFRVTNFDIDNFDSIPKIAEGENKGKIDNTEDFFGQPTNLTVSGQLEAELGALALGRVYTFGPTFRAENSNTARHLAEFWMVEPEMAFYDLEDNMNLVEDFLKYLIKYALDNYRKDIEFLDAKFVKENSQKKKEERAEMGLIEKLEFVLANDFKRITYTEAIDVLLKSKHYKKGKFQYDVKWGVDLQSEHERFLVEKHFKTPVILYNYPKDIKAFYMRQNDGEEAGKETVAAMDVLFPGIGEIVGGSQREERLDRLQARTDEMGITEELWWYLDTRKFGTVEHSGFGLGFERLILFITGMGNIRDVIPFPRTPKNADF, from the coding sequence ATGAAAAGACAAGATATAAAAGACTTATTAGAGTCAAAAGAATTTGACCAACCAGTACATACAAAAGGCTGGATTCGTGGAGAACGTGGAAATGCGTATGTTCGTTTTTTGGGTCTTAATGATGGCTCAAGTATTCAGAATATCCAAGTAGTGGCTGATGCTGAAAAGTTTGATGAAAATCTTAGAAAGCGTTTTAATGTTGGTGCTGCTGTTTCGGTTACAGGAACTTTAGTAGAATCTAAAGGAAAAGGACAAAGTGTAGAAATTGTAGCTGACCAAATTGAGATTTTGGGCGATGCTGATGCAGAACAGTATCCTATTCAACCAAAAGCACACTCAATGGAGTTTTTGAGAGAAAATGCTCATTTGCGTAGCCGTACAACTACTTTTGGTGCAATTTTTCGTTTGCGTCATGCGCTTTCATTTGCTATTCATAATTATTTCAATGAGCGTCGTTTTTATTACTGGCATTCTCCAATTCTTACAGCTTCTGATGCAGAAGGAGCAGGAGAAAGTTTTAGAGTAACTAATTTTGATATTGATAATTTTGATTCAATTCCAAAAATTGCAGAAGGTGAAAACAAAGGAAAAATAGACAACACAGAAGATTTTTTCGGGCAACCAACAAATCTTACTGTTTCTGGACAATTAGAAGCAGAATTAGGAGCTTTGGCTTTGGGTAGAGTTTATACTTTTGGCCCTACTTTTAGAGCCGAAAACTCAAATACAGCTCGTCATTTAGCTGAATTTTGGATGGTAGAACCCGAAATGGCGTTTTATGATTTGGAAGATAATATGAATTTGGTAGAAGATTTTTTAAAGTATTTGATAAAATATGCTTTAGATAATTATAGAAAAGACATTGAATTTTTGGATGCAAAGTTTGTAAAAGAAAATTCGCAAAAGAAAAAAGAAGAACGTGCAGAAATGGGACTAATTGAAAAATTAGAGTTTGTTTTGGCAAATGATTTCAAACGAATTACTTATACTGAAGCGATTGATGTTTTATTAAAATCTAAACATTACAAAAAAGGAAAATTCCAGTATGATGTAAAATGGGGAGTTGATTTGCAATCCGAACACGAACGTTTTTTAGTAGAAAAACACTTCAAAACTCCAGTTATTCTTTACAATTATCCAAAAGACATCAAGGCATTTTATATGCGTCAAAATGATGGAGAAGAAGCAGGAAAAGAAACCGTAGCAGCAATGGATGTACTTTTCCCAGGCATTGGAGAGATTGTAGGAGGTTCGCAGCGTGAGGAGCGTTTGGATAGATTACAAGCACGTACCGACGAAATGGGAATCACAGAAGAACTTTGGTGGTACTTAGATACTCGTAAGTTTGGAACAGTCGAACACTCTGGTTTTGGGCTTGGTTTTGAGCGTTTGATATTATTTATTACTGGAATGGGAAATATTAGAGATGTAATTCCTTTCCCAAGAACGCCTAAAAATGCTGATTTTTAA